A single region of the Helicobacter colisuis genome encodes:
- a CDS encoding M23 family metallopeptidase has protein sequence MKKIIILLLCVFVGFAKELTIENGKTLILESKSSNPKSIILDKKEYLWIPHPQKPDTKILFLSIPYYTKAQSIRLENSQTLQIIKGQYKIEKISVDPSKAKPNKANQQRISKEREEASKIYQTYTKGYYWKKPFIYPMKSKITSEFGNARVFNQEVKSYHSGTDFRAAIGTPIYASNSGKVVIAKDRFLAGKSVVIDHGEGIFSMYYHCSEIKVKEGTRVKQGELIALSGNTGRVSGPHLHFGILVRGAQIDPIDFIAKINASLKGN, from the coding sequence ATGAAAAAAATAATCATATTATTGCTGTGTGTTTTTGTAGGATTTGCCAAGGAATTGACTATTGAAAATGGTAAAACTCTTATTTTGGAAAGCAAATCATCAAACCCTAAAAGTATTATCCTAGATAAAAAAGAGTATTTATGGATACCCCATCCCCAAAAACCTGATACAAAAATTTTATTTCTATCTATACCTTACTACACTAAAGCACAAAGTATTCGGCTTGAGAATAGCCAAACTTTGCAAATCATCAAAGGTCAGTATAAAATTGAAAAAATCAGTGTAGATCCAAGCAAAGCCAAACCCAACAAAGCTAATCAACAAAGAATCTCCAAAGAAAGAGAAGAAGCTAGTAAAATTTATCAAACTTACACTAAGGGATACTATTGGAAAAAGCCCTTTATCTATCCTATGAAAAGTAAAATTACTAGTGAATTTGGCAATGCAAGAGTGTTTAATCAAGAAGTAAAAAGCTATCATAGCGGAACAGATTTTAGAGCTGCTATTGGAACACCAATTTATGCGAGTAATAGCGGCAAGGTCGTGATTGCAAAAGATAGATTCTTAGCAGGAAAATCTGTAGTAATTGACCATGGAGAAGGAATTTTTAGCATGTATTATCATTGCAGTGAAATCAAAGTCAAAGAAGGCACTAGAGTAAAACAAGGCGAACTCATTGCACTAAGCGGTAATACAGGTAGAGTAAGTGGTCCGCATTTGCATTTTGGGATTTTGGTGCGTGGGGCACAGATTGATCCAATTGATTTTATTGCCAAAATCAATGCATCTCTAAAAGGGAACTAA
- a CDS encoding class II aldolase and adducin N-terminal domain-containing protein — protein MEKIFQDLKTISLAMFRKNFFGIFHGSISTKLEEGHFLINKKDAIFDDLNEESLITLYHKQDYRWQEASMDAFIHSLLYQNIPNAKYIAYGMPPFTIAYTLSNSKITPKDYFGYKILGTLEVYDPKDYDNWYERADVEINRYFKENDKKIMVIKGYGVYVYHRDLQYLSKLMAILENSCKVLHFHSILEGNKPSYELLDF, from the coding sequence ATGGAGAAAATATTTCAAGATTTAAAAACTATCTCTTTAGCAATGTTTCGGAAGAATTTCTTTGGAATCTTTCATGGTTCTATTTCAACAAAACTTGAAGAAGGTCATTTTCTTATTAACAAAAAAGATGCGATTTTTGATGATTTAAATGAAGAATCGCTTATCACGCTCTATCACAAACAAGATTATCGCTGGCAAGAAGCTAGTATGGACGCTTTTATTCATTCTTTACTTTATCAAAATATTCCTAATGCCAAATATATTGCCTATGGAATGCCTCCCTTTACGATAGCCTATACTCTCTCAAATAGTAAAATTACCCCAAAAGATTATTTTGGTTATAAGATTCTAGGCACCCTAGAAGTGTATGACCCAAAAGATTATGACAATTGGTATGAAAGAGCAGATGTTGAAATCAATCGCTATTTCAAAGAAAATGATAAAAAAATTATGGTTATCAAAGGCTATGGCGTGTATGTGTATCATCGAGACTTGCAATATCTCTCAAAATTAATGGCGATTTTAGAAAATTCGTGTAAAGTCTTGCATTTTCATAGCATTTTAGAGGGCAATAAACCTTCTTATGAACTACTTGACTTTTAA
- a CDS encoding methionine ABC transporter ATP-binding protein, protein MDFIEVRELYKNYGKLEVLKNIHLNVKKGSIFGLVGHSGAGKSTLLRTFNGLESINHGSIKIGEVEINRLDSKNMRHFRKKVGMIFQNFSLMARKNVYENIILPLECWGENIDKNRVEKLVELVGLQDKMKFYPSQLSGGQKQRVAIARALVMNPDLLLSDEATSALDPSTTNSILELLSQINQEIKVTIVLVTHEMEVVKKICQEAAFMENGEIIKSGHIESLFLEPDKKMRDFLGENEILPPNGINIRIYFPKEVAQNPIITQMARELQVDFNIVWGNLESFGGIALGVLVINIKQEFLEQVCAFLTQSGTRWEIVE, encoded by the coding sequence ATGGATTTTATAGAAGTTAGAGAATTATACAAAAATTACGGAAAACTTGAAGTCTTAAAAAATATTCATTTAAATGTTAAAAAAGGCTCGATTTTTGGACTTGTAGGGCATAGCGGAGCAGGAAAAAGCACACTGCTTAGAACTTTTAATGGACTAGAATCTATCAATCACGGAAGCATTAAAATTGGTGAAGTGGAGATTAATCGCTTAGATTCCAAAAACATGAGACATTTTAGAAAAAAGGTTGGAATGATTTTTCAAAACTTCTCTTTAATGGCGCGTAAAAATGTCTATGAAAATATCATTTTACCTTTGGAGTGTTGGGGAGAAAATATTGATAAAAATCGCGTTGAAAAACTAGTGGAATTAGTGGGTTTGCAAGACAAAATGAAATTTTATCCTAGCCAGCTAAGTGGCGGACAAAAACAAAGAGTTGCTATTGCAAGGGCTTTAGTGATGAATCCTGATTTACTTTTAAGCGATGAAGCCACTAGCGCATTAGATCCCTCCACAACAAACTCAATCTTAGAACTTTTATCGCAAATCAATCAAGAAATTAAAGTAACTATTGTGCTAGTAACTCACGAAATGGAAGTGGTAAAAAAAATCTGTCAAGAAGCGGCTTTTATGGAAAATGGAGAGATTATCAAAAGCGGTCATATTGAATCCCTCTTTTTAGAGCCTGATAAAAAAATGCGAGATTTTTTGGGAGAAAATGAAATTTTACCTCCAAATGGTATTAATATCCGAATCTATTTCCCCAAAGAAGTAGCACAAAACCCAATCATCACTCAAATGGCAAGAGAATTGCAGGTGGATTTTAATATCGTATGGGGAAATTTAGAATCTTTTGGCGGAATCGCCTTAGGAGTGCTTGTAATTAATATTAAACAAGAATTTTTAGAGCAAGTTTGTGCATTTCTAACCCAAAGTGGCACACGCTGGGAAATTGTGGAGTAA
- a CDS encoding methionine ABC transporter permease: MDIKLLKLLLEATLDTLYMSIIATTIATALAVIPAILLVLCSPSGLKPNAIIYRTLDTITNTLRSFPFLILMVVLFPFTQWILGKSIGATAAIVPLSIGAAPFIVRIIEGALKEVDKDIIEAAQSFGASHFQIIFRIMLIEALPSIVSGITLALILVIGFSAMAGAVGGGGLGDIAIKYGYYRFQSDIMVYTVVILIFLVQIIQSFGDFLYKKLKH; this comes from the coding sequence ATGGATATAAAATTACTTAAATTACTTTTAGAAGCGACTTTAGACACCTTATATATGAGTATTATTGCAACAACAATTGCAACTGCCCTAGCAGTGATTCCAGCAATCTTATTAGTTTTGTGTAGCCCTAGTGGCTTAAAACCCAATGCGATTATTTACCGAACTTTAGACACTATTACTAATACATTACGCTCTTTTCCTTTTTTGATTTTAATGGTTGTTTTATTTCCTTTTACTCAATGGATTCTTGGTAAAAGTATTGGTGCAACTGCAGCTATTGTGCCACTTAGTATTGGTGCAGCTCCCTTTATTGTGCGCATCATTGAAGGGGCGCTAAAAGAAGTAGATAAAGATATCATAGAAGCCGCACAAAGTTTTGGCGCAAGTCATTTCCAAATTATTTTCAGAATTATGCTCATTGAAGCTCTACCTAGCATTGTTTCTGGAATCACACTTGCTTTGATTCTTGTGATTGGATTTAGCGCTATGGCAGGTGCTGTTGGCGGTGGAGGGCTTGGCGATATTGCAATCAAATATGGATATTATAGATTCCAAAGTGATATTATGGTATATACCGTTGTGATTTTAATTTTTCTTGTGCAGATTATTCAAAGTTTTGGGGATTTTCTGTATAAAAAATTAAAACACTAG
- a CDS encoding MetQ/NlpA family ABC transporter substrate-binding protein, translated as MIKKILGICGLTGLLVFSGCGDSKESTATQTTETKLIVGATPEPHAILLQEIAPKLKSEGITLEIKEFTDYVTPNLSLNDGSLDANFFQHKPYLDSFNKERGTNLVSVANIHLEPMGVYSNKIKSLDELKEGDLVSLPNDPSNGARALRVLEANGVIKLKEGVELVSAQDIVENPKKLNFKEMDAPQLARALNDVTISVINTNFALLAGLNPLDDAIALESKESPFANIVVVKAGRENDAAIQKLVQALQSQEIKDFILEKYKGAILPSF; from the coding sequence ATGATTAAAAAAATTTTAGGTATCTGCGGACTTACAGGATTATTGGTCTTTAGCGGTTGTGGTGATTCTAAAGAAAGCACAGCAACGCAAACCACTGAAACAAAATTAATAGTAGGAGCCACTCCAGAGCCACACGCAATTCTTTTACAAGAAATAGCGCCTAAATTAAAAAGTGAGGGCATAACTCTAGAAATCAAAGAATTTACAGACTATGTAACTCCTAATCTATCACTCAACGATGGTTCATTAGATGCAAATTTCTTCCAACACAAACCTTATTTGGATTCATTTAATAAAGAAAGAGGGACTAATTTAGTAAGTGTTGCTAATATCCATTTAGAGCCAATGGGTGTGTATTCCAACAAAATCAAAAGTCTTGATGAGTTAAAAGAAGGCGATTTAGTTTCTTTGCCTAATGATCCTTCAAATGGTGCTAGAGCATTGAGAGTTTTAGAAGCTAATGGAGTGATTAAACTCAAAGAGGGAGTAGAGCTTGTTTCTGCACAAGATATTGTAGAGAATCCCAAAAAATTAAATTTTAAAGAAATGGATGCACCTCAACTTGCTAGAGCTTTAAATGATGTAACTATTTCTGTTATTAACACAAATTTTGCACTTTTAGCTGGATTAAATCCGCTTGATGATGCGATTGCTTTAGAATCAAAAGAATCTCCTTTTGCAAATATCGTCGTAGTTAAAGCAGGTAGAGAAAATGATGCTGCTATCCAAAAGCTAGTTCAAGCGCTCCAAAGTCAAGAAATAAAAGACTTTATCCTAGAAAAATACAAAGGTGCGATTCTCCCTAGCTTCTAA
- the rpe gene encoding ribulose-phosphate 3-epimerase gives MLVAPSILSADFGKLNDEIKAICEAGCDFIHIDVMDGHFVPNLTMGPMIVDSVAKIATKPLDIHLMVQNNSFFVDLFAPLKPKYLSFHIEEEKHANRLVQKIRDYGISPAIVLNPHTTLESIDYLLEYVDMVLVMSVNPGFGGQKFIPNVLEKIKCLKDKIEMKNPRCLIEVDGGVSDQNIADLKDSGVDIVVAGSYIFNGNYKERIDLLR, from the coding sequence ATGTTAGTAGCTCCAAGCATTCTTTCTGCAGATTTTGGCAAACTTAATGATGAGATAAAGGCTATTTGCGAGGCGGGTTGTGATTTTATACATATTGATGTTATGGATGGGCATTTTGTCCCTAATCTTACAATGGGACCAATGATTGTAGATTCGGTTGCAAAAATCGCGACTAAGCCACTTGATATTCATTTAATGGTTCAAAATAATAGCTTTTTTGTTGATTTGTTTGCGCCCCTAAAGCCAAAATATCTTTCTTTTCATATTGAAGAAGAAAAACACGCCAATCGCCTTGTCCAGAAAATACGCGATTATGGGATTTCTCCAGCGATTGTTCTTAATCCACACACGACTTTGGAGAGTATTGATTATTTATTAGAATATGTGGATATGGTTTTAGTTATGAGTGTGAATCCGGGTTTTGGTGGGCAAAAATTTATCCCAAATGTTTTGGAAAAAATTAAATGCTTAAAAGATAAAATTGAAATGAAGAATCCTCGCTGTCTTATTGAAGTTGATGGTGGAGTAAGTGATCAAAATATCGCAGATTTAAAGGATAGTGGCGTGGATATTGTGGTTGCAGGAAGCTATATTTTTAATGGTAACTACAAAGAACGCATCGATTTGCTTAGATAA
- a CDS encoding class 1 fructose-bisphosphatase encodes MQKQLQQDLESIFAIIKNASLKVYEVLKESMGEYTQTTNKTGDLQLQADVLADKVFQDSLKDLKIIRQICSEEQEGAVRFYDDGIYSIAYDPLDGSSLMGANLSVGSIVGIYKGDFLPQNLIAAAYVVYGMVVGIGFASTLKEGVDYYIFNGKDFELQKILKLKEKGKLNATGGTQKYWSKEHKVKIESLFNQGYRLRYSGGMVPDLHHILIKGGGLFSYPSTQDSPKGKLRMLFEVFPFAFIFKRAGGEAIDGKNDLLTLTPEHLHDTTPCFLGSKEEIDFVRSH; translated from the coding sequence ATGCAAAAACAATTACAACAAGATTTAGAAAGTATTTTTGCAATCATAAAAAATGCCTCATTAAAAGTGTATGAGGTGCTTAAAGAAAGTATGGGTGAATACACGCAAACCACAAATAAAACAGGTGATTTACAACTTCAAGCCGATGTATTAGCCGATAAGGTTTTTCAAGATTCTCTAAAAGATTTAAAAATCATTAGACAAATTTGTAGCGAAGAGCAAGAAGGGGCAGTTAGATTTTACGATGATGGCATTTATAGTATTGCCTATGATCCGCTTGATGGATCTTCATTAATGGGTGCAAATTTAAGTGTTGGGAGCATTGTTGGAATCTACAAGGGAGATTTTTTGCCACAAAATTTAATCGCTGCTGCCTATGTTGTCTATGGAATGGTGGTGGGGATTGGATTTGCTTCTACACTCAAAGAGGGTGTGGATTATTATATTTTTAATGGCAAAGATTTTGAACTGCAGAAGATCCTAAAACTCAAAGAAAAAGGCAAACTCAATGCCACTGGTGGAACCCAAAAATATTGGAGCAAAGAACACAAAGTCAAGATAGAATCACTCTTTAATCAAGGCTATCGTTTGCGATATAGCGGTGGAATGGTGCCAGATTTACACCACATTTTAATCAAAGGGGGCGGTTTATTTTCTTATCCAAGCACTCAAGATTCACCTAAAGGAAAATTGCGAATGCTTTTTGAAGTTTTTCCTTTTGCCTTTATTTTCAAACGTGCAGGTGGAGAAGCTATTGATGGGAAAAATGATCTCTTGACACTCACTCCAGAGCACTTACACGATACAACACCTTGTTTTTTAGGAAGCAAGGAGGAGATAGATTTTGTCAGAAGTCATTGA
- the metG gene encoding methionine--tRNA ligase gives MNSKFYVTTPIYYVNDVPHIGHAYTTIIADTLARYHRIQNKEVWFLTGTDEHGQKIQQSAEKNNKNPKEYVDEISAKFKNLWDSFDISYDAFIRTTDSYHKESVRNVFSKMFKKGDIYKGEYEGNYCISCESFFAKSQLINQKNCPDCGKETTLLKEESYFFKLSAYEDKLLQWIESNPNCILPKMRRNEVINFIKEGLEDLSITRTSFDWGIKLPSEIGGNDSKFVMYVWLDALVNYLSALGYENSKENKMEFWPANYHLVGKDILRFHAVYWPAFLMSLELPLPKHIAAHGWWTKEGAKMSKSVGNVVNPREVVDSYGMDCFRYFVLREVPFGQDGDFSQKALIERFNADLGNDLGNLLNRLLGMGAKYFNNSLQIDSKSYQESFATESATIKTILGNLENFMSEVQIHRYLEELWKIFSLGNGIIAKKEPWKLIKEQKEQEVAELLMFIANLLIKGALCLYPCMPDSAEKILSVFGLRASAQNYSDFILNDKILSQVSLNPIPALFPKIEEIPTETKEANPKISDKSAPKETLEPLTIENPISKEDFTKVEIKIGTIIEAETLPKSEKLLKLKVDLGESRARQILAGIKAYYTPQDLIGKQVCVLANLKPAKLMGEISEGMILAAKDSEGLSFIMPQNPRKNGTQIT, from the coding sequence TTGAATTCTAAATTTTATGTAACAACCCCGATTTATTATGTTAATGATGTCCCTCACATTGGACATGCTTATACAACAATTATCGCAGATACTTTAGCACGATACCACCGAATACAAAACAAAGAGGTTTGGTTTCTAACAGGCACCGATGAACACGGACAAAAAATTCAACAATCTGCAGAAAAAAACAATAAAAACCCCAAAGAATATGTAGATGAAATTTCTGCAAAGTTTAAGAATCTTTGGGATAGTTTTGATATTAGCTATGATGCCTTTATCCGCACAACAGATTCTTACCACAAAGAGAGTGTAAGAAATGTATTTTCTAAAATGTTTAAAAAGGGGGATATTTACAAAGGTGAATATGAAGGGAATTATTGCATTTCTTGTGAATCTTTTTTCGCAAAATCTCAACTTATTAACCAAAAAAATTGCCCTGATTGTGGAAAAGAAACAACTCTTTTGAAAGAAGAAAGTTATTTTTTCAAATTAAGTGCTTATGAAGATAAGTTATTACAATGGATTGAATCTAACCCTAACTGCATTCTGCCAAAAATGCGTCGCAATGAAGTCATTAATTTTATCAAAGAAGGTTTAGAGGATTTATCAATCACACGAACTAGCTTTGATTGGGGTATTAAGCTACCTAGTGAAATTGGAGGCAATGATTCTAAATTTGTCATGTATGTATGGCTTGATGCATTGGTTAATTATCTTAGTGCCTTAGGCTATGAAAACTCCAAAGAAAACAAAATGGAATTTTGGCCTGCAAATTATCATCTTGTTGGTAAGGATATTTTGAGATTCCACGCGGTGTATTGGCCAGCATTTTTGATGAGCTTAGAGTTGCCTTTGCCAAAGCATATTGCTGCGCATGGTTGGTGGACTAAAGAGGGTGCAAAGATGAGCAAAAGCGTTGGCAATGTTGTCAATCCAAGAGAAGTTGTTGATTCTTATGGTATGGATTGTTTTAGGTATTTTGTATTGCGTGAAGTGCCTTTTGGACAAGATGGAGATTTCTCACAAAAAGCCCTAATCGAAAGATTCAATGCTGATTTGGGAAATGATTTAGGCAATCTTTTAAATCGCCTTTTGGGAATGGGAGCAAAGTATTTTAATAATTCTTTACAAATTGATTCTAAAAGCTACCAAGAATCTTTTGCAACTGAATCTGCGACAATAAAAACAATCTTAGGAAATCTTGAAAATTTTATGAGTGAAGTGCAGATTCATCGTTATTTAGAAGAGTTATGGAAAATTTTTAGCCTAGGTAATGGAATCATTGCCAAAAAAGAGCCATGGAAGCTCATCAAAGAACAAAAAGAACAAGAAGTAGCAGAACTTTTGATGTTTATTGCTAATCTACTCATCAAAGGCGCATTGTGTTTATATCCTTGTATGCCTGATTCTGCAGAGAAAATTTTAAGTGTTTTTGGACTTAGAGCTAGTGCGCAAAACTACTCTGATTTTATCTTAAATGATAAAATCTTAAGCCAAGTCTCCCTAAACCCTATCCCAGCGCTTTTCCCAAAAATTGAAGAAATCCCTACAGAAACAAAAGAAGCAAATCCTAAAATTAGCGATAAATCAGCACCCAAAGAAACCCTAGAACCTCTGACAATAGAAAACCCTATTTCAAAAGAAGATTTCACCAAAGTAGAAATCAAAATAGGAACAATCATAGAAGCAGAAACTTTGCCAAAAAGCGAAAAACTCTTAAAGCTGAAAGTAGATCTAGGAGAAAGTCGTGCAAGACAAATCTTAGCAGGAATAAAAGCCTATTACACTCCACAAGACTTAATAGGTAAGCAAGTTTGTGTGTTAGCAAATCTAAAACCCGCTAAACTAATGGGAGAAATTAGCGAGGGAATGATTTTGGCTGCTAAAGATAGCGAGGGATTGTCTTTTATTATGCCACAAAACCCAAGAAAAAATGGAACTCAAATTACTTAA
- a CDS encoding NifB/NifX family molybdenum-iron cluster-binding protein produces MKIAIPVYDENLKIFGNTGHTPFFAVFEQKGNGMFKHFELLDLRKNPRGNIQASEGCSHKDEDMSKEEQIAHKLEHNVLGEIIRDCQVVLVKKACKNTAKVFQECGIKICKVELDCQNAKDSFKYLK; encoded by the coding sequence ATGAAAATAGCAATACCTGTTTATGATGAAAATTTAAAAATCTTTGGAAATACAGGACATACTCCTTTCTTTGCAGTTTTTGAACAAAAGGGAAATGGTATGTTTAAGCATTTTGAATTATTAGATTTGCGCAAGAATCCACGCGGAAATATCCAAGCAAGCGAGGGTTGCTCACACAAAGATGAGGATATGAGCAAGGAAGAACAAATAGCACACAAGTTAGAGCACAATGTGCTAGGCGAGATCATCAGGGATTGCCAAGTAGTTTTGGTTAAAAAAGCTTGTAAAAATACTGCAAAAGTATTTCAAGAATGCGGAATTAAGATTTGCAAAGTTGAGCTTGATTGCCAAAATGCAAAAGATTCTTTTAAATATCTCAAATAA
- a CDS encoding flagellar hook-basal body protein encodes MQGGYYSSVGGMVTQINRLDVIANNIANANTTGFKRDDVVIGDFMRLYEQHKEFLPIKDHTKDAAKFYNRSLNRVPQIVEEFTDRSVGGIAQTDNTFDFALSRENAYFMVETPEGIRFTRDGSFVLNQEGRLVNKEGHAILPREYIESPQYIEIIDGYQIEVDKNGNIYNRSLNNQELNETLLTANIAVVSFENPKFLQKIGDNLYKYPNERMNEMEVLERSGAVRQGYLEKSNINVVYEMTGLIETNRLVEAYSKVLKTHMDELNTEAITKLAAKA; translated from the coding sequence GTGCAAGGTGGCTATTATAGTTCAGTAGGCGGAATGGTAACGCAAATCAACCGCCTAGATGTCATAGCAAACAATATTGCAAATGCCAATACGACTGGATTCAAGCGCGATGATGTTGTGATTGGGGATTTTATGCGACTTTATGAACAACATAAAGAATTCTTACCCATCAAAGATCATACCAAAGATGCAGCAAAGTTTTACAATCGCTCATTAAATCGTGTCCCACAAATCGTAGAGGAATTTACCGATAGGAGCGTGGGCGGAATCGCACAAACAGATAACACTTTTGATTTTGCGCTAAGTCGTGAAAATGCGTATTTTATGGTTGAAACTCCAGAGGGAATCAGATTTACGCGTGATGGCTCTTTTGTTTTAAATCAAGAGGGGCGACTAGTCAATAAAGAAGGTCATGCCATCCTGCCACGAGAATATATTGAATCACCCCAATATATTGAAATTATCGATGGATACCAAATAGAAGTTGATAAAAATGGGAATATCTACAATCGCTCTTTAAACAATCAAGAATTAAATGAAACCTTATTAACTGCCAATATCGCAGTTGTTTCTTTTGAAAATCCAAAATTCCTTCAAAAAATCGGAGATAATCTCTACAAATACCCCAATGAAAGAATGAATGAGATGGAAGTTTTAGAAAGAAGCGGAGCAGTTAGACAAGGCTATTTAGAAAAAAGCAATATTAATGTGGTTTATGAAATGACAGGCTTAATTGAAACTAATCGCTTAGTAGAAGCCTATTCTAAAGTGTTAAAAACCCATATGGATGAACTCAATACAGAAGCTATTACAAAATTAGCAGCAAAAGCATAA
- the flgG gene encoding flagellar basal-body rod protein FlgG translates to MMRALYTATTGMLGQQLQIDVTSNNISNVNTFGYRKERAEFADLLHQVLQYAGSSTSETTLSPTGIEVGLGVRPTSVQKIFSQGNFKETENNLDIAITGNGFFQIELPDGTIAYTRDGSFKLDDEGNVVNSQGYLLVPNITIPDDATQVNIGTDGTVSVVQGNATEVNELGQIETVNFINPAGLHALGDNLYLNTNASGDPIVGTPGLNGFGQLRQGFVETSNVKLVEEMTDLIVGQRAYEANSKSIQTADSMLQTVNQLKRN, encoded by the coding sequence ATGATGCGAGCATTATACACAGCAACAACAGGAATGCTAGGACAACAATTACAAATTGATGTTACTTCAAACAATATTTCCAATGTTAATACTTTTGGCTACAGAAAAGAAAGAGCAGAATTTGCAGACTTGCTCCACCAAGTATTACAATATGCAGGTTCTAGCACTTCAGAGACAACACTATCGCCAACAGGCATTGAAGTAGGACTTGGTGTGCGTCCTACTTCAGTCCAAAAGATTTTCTCACAAGGTAACTTCAAAGAAACAGAAAACAACTTGGATATTGCCATTACCGGAAATGGATTCTTTCAAATTGAACTCCCAGATGGCACCATAGCTTACACAAGAGATGGTTCTTTTAAGCTTGATGATGAAGGAAATGTTGTCAATTCTCAAGGCTACTTACTTGTGCCAAATATTACCATTCCAGATGATGCAACACAAGTCAATATTGGAACAGATGGCACTGTGAGTGTGGTGCAAGGTAATGCAACAGAAGTTAATGAATTAGGACAAATTGAAACGGTGAATTTTATCAACCCTGCTGGTTTGCACGCACTTGGAGATAATTTATATCTTAATACCAATGCTTCAGGAGATCCAATTGTTGGAACACCAGGCTTAAATGGCTTTGGTCAGCTAAGGCAAGGATTTGTAGAAACAAGCAATGTAAAGCTTGTAGAAGAAATGACGGATTTGATTGTGGGGCAAAGAGCTTATGAAGCAAACTCAAAGTCAATCCAAACAGCAGATTCAATGCTACAAACAGTTAATCAGCTCAAGCGTAACTAA
- the flgB gene encoding flagellar basal body rod protein FlgB: protein MSIFNFSQARGLAQEALDYRSLRRDIIAGNIANASTPMYRPKDINFEQMMANKADEIFNRSRKMELDLALTNPNHLLPLEDLDKNRSTFFYRDGHLARNDGNSVDLDIETSEMAKNDIMYQALVGALRKQGGIFSNAIDSTKNI from the coding sequence ATGAGCATTTTCAATTTTAGCCAAGCTCGCGGTTTAGCTCAAGAAGCTTTAGATTATCGCTCCTTAAGACGCGATATAATCGCTGGAAATATCGCTAATGCCTCTACTCCTATGTATCGCCCAAAAGACATTAATTTTGAGCAAATGATGGCAAACAAAGCCGATGAAATCTTCAATCGCAGTAGAAAAATGGAATTAGACTTGGCTTTAACTAATCCTAATCATCTCTTGCCCCTAGAAGATCTAGACAAGAATCGTTCAACCTTTTTCTATCGTGATGGGCATTTAGCTAGAAATGATGGAAATAGCGTAGATTTAGATATTGAAACAAGCGAAATGGCAAAAAACGATATTATGTATCAAGCTTTGGTGGGTGCTCTAAGGAAACAAGGTGGGATTTTCTCTAATGCTATTGATTCAACAAAAAATATATAA
- the flgC gene encoding flagellar basal body rod protein FlgC — translation MFLSSFDISGYGLSAQRQRVNLISSNIANANTTRTDEGGPYRRRELILKAFDFDKVLNQKYEKSNNLLKYEDPLDEMDSFNEQREPKPALMSVYVDKIVRDDSQPKMKYEPSHPDANSEGYVAYPNINPVVEMADLIEATKAYQANVAAFQSAKNMANNAISMFQA, via the coding sequence ATGTTTTTATCTAGTTTTGATATTAGCGGTTATGGTTTATCTGCACAACGACAAAGGGTCAATCTAATCTCAAGCAATATTGCTAATGCAAACACTACAAGAACTGATGAGGGAGGACCTTATAGAAGGCGTGAATTGATTTTAAAAGCATTCGATTTTGATAAAGTTTTGAATCAAAAGTATGAAAAAAGCAATAATTTGCTAAAATATGAAGATCCATTGGATGAAATGGATAGTTTTAATGAGCAAAGAGAACCAAAACCTGCACTAATGAGCGTTTATGTGGATAAAATTGTCCGAGATGATTCACAACCAAAGATGAAATACGAGCCAAGTCATCCAGATGCAAACTCAGAAGGCTATGTGGCTTATCCAAATATCAATCCTGTCGTGGAAATGGCGGATTTGATTGAAGCTACAAAAGCTTATCAAGCCAATGTAGCAGCTTTTCAAAGTGCAAAAAATATGGCAAACAATGCGATCTCTATGTTCCAGGCATAA